Proteins co-encoded in one Gracilimonas sp. genomic window:
- a CDS encoding SxtJ family membrane protein, producing MLEPRSLEFIKEDPSTPKTQLVIVTGLLVLAAIFDSEVIAYLALVVGLLSFIPPIGNIMVWGWYKLAEGLGWFNSRVLLSLVYYFIVTPIALLFRLFGNDPLLLKDTKGSMYNCREHTYTKEDLENPW from the coding sequence ATGCTGGAACCTCGATCTCTCGAATTTATCAAGGAAGATCCGTCAACACCCAAAACACAGTTGGTGATTGTAACCGGGCTTCTGGTACTGGCCGCTATCTTTGATAGTGAAGTCATCGCCTACCTTGCATTAGTAGTTGGGCTGTTGTCTTTTATCCCGCCTATTGGCAATATAATGGTTTGGGGATGGTACAAGCTGGCCGAAGGACTGGGTTGGTTCAATTCCCGGGTATTGCTATCGCTGGTTTATTATTTCATCGTGACGCCCATTGCCCTGTTGTTTCGATTGTTCGGGAATGATCCGCTGCTGCTGAAAGACACTAAAGGAAGTATGTATAACTGCCGCGAACATACTTACACGAAAGAAGACCTGGAAAACCCGTGGTAA
- a CDS encoding outer membrane beta-barrel protein: MVKRIVLVAVLALIGISSGFAQHKIGLNIEAGPNFGNIIQNESKEYESNFGSGFQGGVGLTYRIYSKVHIQTGIGFSQVNLSRDYDSDPYQGQGGPQLPAIIPMKYEFMLIDVPVEAGYSLLFGDVEVGFHGSLRPTFVTAVNNERYFFQDEDGVAQLELDISDEMKPFILVGEAGVQIRYSLDENTSAFGGFKAGYDLTGIQKNNAGNGHLFRAGFTLGLAISLN; encoded by the coding sequence GTGGTAAAGAGAATAGTTTTAGTTGCTGTACTTGCGCTTATAGGTATCAGTTCCGGATTTGCACAGCATAAAATTGGGCTGAACATTGAAGCAGGACCGAATTTTGGCAACATCATTCAGAATGAAAGCAAAGAATATGAATCAAATTTCGGTTCAGGATTTCAGGGAGGTGTGGGGCTGACTTACCGGATCTATTCCAAAGTTCACATCCAGACAGGTATTGGGTTTTCGCAGGTGAATTTGAGCAGAGATTATGATTCAGATCCATATCAAGGGCAGGGAGGACCTCAACTTCCGGCAATCATCCCTATGAAGTACGAATTTATGCTGATTGATGTGCCGGTAGAAGCCGGTTACTCGTTGTTGTTTGGTGATGTTGAGGTAGGTTTTCATGGGAGCCTTCGTCCCACATTTGTAACTGCGGTAAATAACGAACGTTACTTTTTCCAGGATGAAGACGGGGTTGCACAATTAGAGCTGGATATCTCGGATGAAATGAAACCTTTCATTTTGGTGGGAGAAGCCGGAGTTCAAATCCGCTATAGCCTGGACGAAAATACATCGGCTTTTGGTGGTTTTAAAGCTGGCTATGATCTAACCGGTATTCAAAAAAATAACGCCGGTAACGGACACCTGTTTCGGGCCGGATTTACATTAGGCCTGGCAATCAGCCTGAATTAA
- a CDS encoding DUF5989 family protein, with amino-acid sequence METLKDLWNFMKQRKKFWLAPVIIVLLLLGFLIVIGGGSSIAPFIYTLF; translated from the coding sequence ATGGAAACACTGAAAGATTTATGGAACTTCATGAAGCAGCGGAAGAAATTCTGGCTGGCTCCGGTTATCATTGTGCTGCTTTTACTCGGTTTTCTAATTGTGATTGGAGGCGGTTCATCCATCGCTCCATTCATTTATACCCTGTTTTAA
- the msrB gene encoding peptide-methionine (R)-S-oxide reductase MsrB: MLTWKDLKEFAKNGNPDPSRRVEKTEEEWKQELTDEQFAITRLKGTERPGSSDMCYRFDPGLYACVCCGTELFDGTSKFESSSGWPSFTQPVEESAVKYEMDSSHGMVRIEALCNVCDAHLGHVFPDGPEPSGLRYCMNAVSLEKVEEES, encoded by the coding sequence ATGCTTACCTGGAAAGACCTAAAGGAATTTGCAAAAAACGGTAATCCCGATCCAAGCCGCAGAGTTGAGAAGACCGAGGAAGAATGGAAACAGGAACTCACGGATGAACAATTCGCCATCACACGGTTGAAAGGGACGGAACGCCCCGGATCCAGCGACATGTGCTACCGTTTTGATCCCGGCTTATATGCCTGCGTTTGCTGTGGTACCGAACTCTTTGACGGGACTTCTAAATTCGAAAGCAGCTCCGGATGGCCTTCTTTTACCCAACCTGTAGAAGAAAGTGCCGTCAAGTATGAAATGGATTCCTCACATGGCATGGTACGGATAGAAGCTCTTTGCAATGTGTGTGATGCGCATCTGGGGCATGTTTTTCCCGACGGACCTGAGCCCAGCGGCCTTCGCTATTGCATGAATGCCGTCAGCCTGGAGAAAGTAGAGGAAGAAAGTTAA